A DNA window from Helianthus annuus cultivar XRQ/B chromosome 15, HanXRQr2.0-SUNRISE, whole genome shotgun sequence contains the following coding sequences:
- the LOC110913664 gene encoding uncharacterized protein LOC110913664 yields MNLARFLTETAPQPVEGETDAQRQCAVDAWKHSDFICRGYVLNGLSDALYDVYYNVKTSKDLWDALDKKYKTEDAGTKKFVVARFLEFKMVDSKTVMNQVQELQIILHDILAEGMKLSKTFQVAAMIEKLPPGWVDFKNYLKHKRKEMTIEDLIVRLRIEDDNRIAQKGSLAQTSASANLVEHGQSSKGNKCKGKKDKEKKPKHERAHMVDEDGMPLVAMISDKTVMLDEVNAVTNTPKGWWVDTGATRHVCPDRSLFTTFKELAGDEKLYMGNAATADIKGEGTVSLNWTSGKELTLSNVLYVSDLRKSLVSGWLLK; encoded by the exons ATGAATCTTGCCAGGTTCTTGACGgaaaccgctccccaacctgtGGAAGGGGAGACTGACGCACAAAGACAGTGCGCGGTAGATGCGTGGAAGCATTCGGATTTCATATGTCGTGGCTATGTGTTAAACGGCCTGTCGGATGCGTTGTATGATGTGTACTACAATGTCAAGACTTCCAAAGACCTTTGGGATGCCTTGGACaagaagtacaaaacggaggatgctggcacaaagaaatttgtggtagccCGTTTTTTGGAATTCAAAATGGTTGATTCTAAAACAGTTATGAATCAAGTCCAAGAATTGCAAATTATACTACATGACATCCTCGCGGAAGGCATGAAACTTAGCAAGACATTCCAAGTGGCAGCGATGATTGAAAAGTTACCTCCTGGTTGGgtggattttaagaattatcttaaacacaaacgaAAGGAGATGACTATAGAGGACCTTATTGTTCGTCTTCGGATTGAAGACGACAATAGAATTGCCCAAAAAGGCAGCCTTGCGCAGACTAGTGCTAGCGCAAATTTGGTTGAGCATGGGCAATCCTCTAAAGGCAATAAGTGTaaggggaaaaaggacaaagagaaa aaaccaaagcaTGAGCGCGCGCACATGGTGGATGAAGAcggaatgcctttggtggcaatgatttccgACAAAACTGTAATGTTGGATGAGGTCAATGctgtgaccaacactccaaaaggatggtgggttgatacgggAGCGACCCGTCATGTGTGCCCAGACAGGAGCCTCTTTACCACCTTCAAAGAGCTTGCGGGAGATGAGAAGCTGTACATGGGAAATGCAGCCACCGCGGACATCAAGGGTGAAGGAACGGTAAGTTTGAACTGGACTTCGGGGAAGGAGCTCACTTTAAGCAACGTGCTATATGTTTCAGACTTGCGCAAGAGCCTAGTCTCGGGTTGGTTGCTTAAATaa